A single Meles meles chromosome 20, mMelMel3.1 paternal haplotype, whole genome shotgun sequence DNA region contains:
- the PDHB gene encoding pyruvate dehydrogenase E1 component subunit beta, mitochondrial produces MAAVSGLMRRPLEQVSGLLRRRFHRTAPAALQVTVRDAINQGMDEELERDEKVFLLGEEVAQYDGAYKVSRGLWKKYGDKRIIDTPISEMGFAGIAVGAAMAGLRPICEFMTFNFSMQAIDQVINSAAKTYYMSGGLQPVPIVFRGPNGASAGVAAQHSQCFAAWYGHCPGLKVVSPWNSEDAKGLIKSAIRDNNPVVVLENELMYGVPFELPSEAQSKDFLIPIGKAKIERQGTHITVVAHSRPVGHCLEAATVLSKEGIECEVINMRTIRPMDIETIEASVMKTNHLVTVEGGWPQFGVGAEVCARIMEGPAFNFLDAPAVRVTGADVPMPYAKILEDNSIPQVKDIIFAIKKTLNI; encoded by the exons ATGGCGGCAGTGTCTGGCCTGATGCGGAGACCCCTTGAACAG gtCTCCGGGCTGCTGAGGAGGCGCTTCCACCGGACGGCGCCGGCGGCGCTGCAA GTGACAGTTCGTGACGCTATAAACCAAGGTATGGATGAGGAGCTGGAAAGAGATGAGAAGGTATTTCTGCTTGGGGAAGAAGTTGCCCAGTATGATGGGGCATATAAG GTTAGTCGAGGCCTGTGGAAGAAATACGGAGATAAGAGGATCATAGACACTCCCATATCTGAG aTGGGCTTTGCTGGAATTGCTGTGGGTGCAGCTATG GCTGGGTTGAGGCCCATTTGTGAATTTATGACCTTCAATTTCTCTATGCAAGCCATTGACCAGGTTATAAACTCAGCTGCCAAGACCTACTACATGTCGGGGGGCCTTCAGCCTGTGCCCATAGTCTTCAGGGGGCCCAATGGCGCCTCAGCAGGAGTGGCTGCCCAGCACTCACAGTGCTTTGCTGCCTGGTATGGGCACTGCCCAGGCTTAAAGGTGGTCAGCCCCTGGAATTCAGAGGATGCAAAAGGACTTATTAAATCAGCCATTCGGGATAATAATCCAG tggTAGTGCTAGAGAATGAACTGATGTATGGAGTTCCTTTTGAATTACCCTCAGAAGCTCAGTCAAAAGATTTTCTGATTCCTATTGGAAAAGCCAAAATAGAAAGGCAAG GGACACACATAACCGTAGTTGCCCATTCAAGACCTGTGGGCCACTGCTTAGAAGCTGCAACAGTGCTATCCAAAGAGGGAATTGAATGTGAG GTGATAAATATGCGAACCATCAGACCAATGGACATTGAAACAATAGAAGCCAGTGTCATGAAGACCAATCATCTTGTAACTGTGGAAGGAGGCTGGCCACAGTTTGGAGTAGGAGCTGAAGTTTGTGCCAGGATCATGGAAG GCCCTGCATTCAATTTCCTGGATGCTCCTGCAGTTCGTGTCACTGGTGCTGACGTCCCCATGCCTTACGCAAAGATTCTAGAAGACAACTCTATACCTCAGGTTAAAGACATCATATTTgcaataaagaaaacattaaatatttaa